The following are encoded in a window of Ranitomeya variabilis isolate aRanVar5 chromosome 6, aRanVar5.hap1, whole genome shotgun sequence genomic DNA:
- the ZHX2 gene encoding zinc fingers and homeoboxes protein 2 has translation MASKRKSTTPCMVRASELVDQEDQDVDVLRKTPATTLESKNDWLAERESEDHDVAEEKAPETQSKKLQGGYECKYCPYVTQNLNEFTEHVDMQHPNVILNPLYVCAECNFTTKKYDSLSDHNSKHHPGESNFKLKLMKRNNQTILEQSIEGGGDVSSSHENMDNDYNLSGSSLNKLPVGRLGKSKKLRKAEEFLYDGQYGLSETNGVLGDGSTHVMSSVQLPPNVHLLPKIPVPLNSNKYNSALDTNATLISSFNKFPYPTQAELSWLTAASKHPEEQIRIWFATQRLKHGISWSPEEVEEARKKMFNGTIQSVPQTFTVVPAPLTTTAKIAQPIIQTAVPCQIFGQTGLVLTQVTNTPSVTVSSYSRNASIAPNPSRKRSLLISQTSEPKRPRTVRASSPSTPRLRMVSSSRYERKKTNEQIALLKASFVTCQFPDDVEIYKLIDLTGLSRSEIKKWFSDYRYRSQRGICNITSETLLRDRMSSRNRRPYHYRDITPTKIAELSEEQLKCLENSFQKNCYPTHSDLDILRSETKLSRRQIDYWFTDRRKVRDCMEQAVLDSMGSDSNDGLVNGVATQSGNFSSSWSSSPYKSKPEQLHLLKSTFARTQWPTPHEYDQLATQTGLVRTEIVKWFKDNRCVLRNGTLRWMEQYRKMYERSLVERKKFIKIASATNAGKDILAKYFEEYGQLHEEDVDLLMVKAKVNVDELRTYFSEMREQAVLDQMSYEQDDDKLDLESESKSHGDDEIVSDGGDSWSQTGQDTQDDVGDYDYGSTPKDDSCV, from the coding sequence ATGGCCAGTAAAAGAAAGTCCACAACGCCTTGCATGGTACGGGCATCTGAGCTCGTAGATCAGGAAGACCAAGATGTTGATGTTTTGCGTAAAACTCCTGCTACCACTTTAGAGTCTAAAAATGACTGGCTAGCTGAGAGAGAATCTGAGGACCATGATGTGGCGGAAGAAAAGGCACCTGAGACTCAATCCAAAAAGTTGCAAGGTGGATATGAATGCAAATACTGTCCTTACGTAACACAGAATCTAAATGAGTTTACAGAACATGTTGACATGCAACACCCCAACGTCATTCTTAATCCTCTCTACGTTTGTGCTGAATGTAACTTTACCACCAAAAAATATGACTCTTTATCTGACCACAATTCCAAGCATCACCCGGGTGAGAGCAACTTCAAGTTAAAGTTGATGAAACGTAATAACCAGACCATTCTAGAGCAGTCCATCGAAGGTGGTGGTGATGTATCCAGCTCTCATGAAAACATGGATAACGATTACAATCTGTCTGGCAGTTCCCTAAATAAGCTGCCCGTCGGTAgactgggaaaaagtaaaaaattgcGAAAGGCTGAAGAGTTTCTGTATGATGGCCAGTACGGACTCTCGGAAACGAATGGTGTTTTGGGAGATGGTTCAACTCACGTGATGTCATCTGTTCAACTTCCACCCAACGTCCACCTTCTTCCAAAAATCCCTGTACCTCTAAATAGCAACAAGTACAATTCCGCTCTTGACACTAACGCAACATTAATCAGCTCCTTTAATAAATTTCCTTATCCAACGCAAGCGGAATTGTCTTGGCTGACTGCAGCCTCAAAACATCCAGAGGAGCAAATAAGAATTTGGTTTGCTACCCAGAGGTTGAAGCATGGTATAAGCTGGTCTCCAGAAGAGGTGGAAGAAGCTAGAAAGAAAATGTTCAATGGGACTATCCAGTCTGTTCCACAGACTTTTACTGTTGTGCCAGCTCCATTAACAACTACTGCTAAGATTGCTCAACCGATTATCCAGACAGCGGTGCCTTGTCAAATTTTTGGGCAAACTGGTCTAGTCTTAACGCAAGTGACAAATACCCCCTCTGTAACGGTTTCTTCATATTCTCGAAACGCATCTATAGCTCCAAATCCAAGCAGGAAACGTTCCTTACTAATCTCACAAACTTCAGAGCCCAAGAGGCCGCGTACAGTAAGAGCTTCATCTCCATCTACTCCCCGATTAAGAATGGTGTCCTCATCTCGGTACGAACGTAAAAAGACCAACGAGCAGATTGCCCTTTTGAAGGCCAGTTTTGTAACCTGTCAGTTTCCTGATGATGTGGAGATATACAAGTTAATAGATCTCACTGGGCTTTCTAGGAGTGAAATTAAGAAGTGGTTCAGTGACTATAGGTATAGGAGCCAGAGAGGCATTTGTAACATCACTAGTGAAACACTATTGAGGGACCGAATGTCCTCCAGGAATCGACGGCCCTATCACTACAGAGACATTACCCCCACAAAGATTGCTGAACTTTCGGAAGAACAGCTCAAGTGCCTCGAAAACAGCTTTCAGAAGAACTGCTATCCAACACATTCTGATTTGGATATACTACGCTCCGAGACAAAACTGTCAAGGCGGCAGATAGATTATTGGTTTACGGACAGGAGGAAAGTTAGAGATTGCATGGAACAAGCAGTTTTGGACTCTATGGGTTCGGACAGCAATGATGGACTTGTGAACGGAGTAGCTACACAATCTGGTAACTTCTCAAGCTCATGGTCTTCATCACCGTACAAATCTAAACCAGAGCAGCTCCATctattaaaaagcacctttgcaaGAACCCAATGGCCAACTCCACATGAGTATGATCAACTGGCGACACAAACTGGACTCGTTAGGACTGAAATTGTAAAATGGTTCAAGGACAACAGATGTGTCCTCCGGAATGGAACTTTAAGGTGGATGGAGCAGTACCGGAAAATGTATGAGCGGTCTCTTGTAGAGCGTAAAAAGTTTATCAAGATTGCGTCGGCCACTAATGCTGGCAAAGACATTCTCGCCAAGTATTTTGAGGAATACGGACAGTTGCACGAGGAGGATGTTGATCTTCTGATGGTCAAGGCTAAAGTAAATGTTGATGAACTGAGAACATATTTTTCAGAAATGCGGGAACAAGCAGTTTTAGATCAGATGAGTTACGAACAAGATGATGATAAACTTGATTTGGAGAGCGAATCGAAATCGCATGGAGATGATGAAATCGTATCAGATGGTGGAGATAGCTGGAGTCAGACTGGACAAGACACCCAAGATGACGTGGGTGATTATGACTATGGAAGTACACCTAAAGATGATTCCTGTGTCTAA